The genomic DNA GATTATATGGACAAGCATTAGAAAGGgtaaaacaatttaaatattTGGGGTTGTGGTTTGATGAAAGGATGACATGGACTATACATATTCTGAAAATAATAGATAAATGCAAGAAAGTGTTGAATGTAATGAGGTGCCTAGTGGGAACTGATTGGGGGGCTGATAGGAAATCTTTAAAAGCTATTTAAACTGGGTTGATTAGGTCAGTACTGGATTATGGGTGTGTAGTATTTAATTCTGCTGCCAGAACAAGTCTTCGTAAGTTAGATAGTGTCCAATATCAAGTGTTAAGACTTTGCTCAGGTGCATTCAAAACAACATCTGCAGCAGCACTACAGGTAGAAATGGGGGAAATGCCGTTACAAATATGAAGAGAGCAACTGACATTGAATTACTGGGCAAGTTTACAAGGACATGGTCACGATCATCCGACAAAATCTGTTTTCCAACCATGCTGGGAAAAAGAGAAGTGAATTGAAGAGCTTTGGGTGGACAGTGGGACAGAAAGCAGCTGAACTTAATCTGGACAAGATCAACATAAGTCAAACAGCACCGTTGCCTACAATACCACCATGGATACCACCATGGATGCTCCCTGATGCAATAGTAGATTTCACAGtgttaaacaaaaagaacaaggagaggggttttattttaaattcacaTACAGCACAGGAATATATTAATCACAGATGCATCAAAGAATACAGCCAACCAAAGCAGGATAGCATTTATAGTTCCTGAGTTTGGTATCAAGGTGGGGAAAAGGATCAGTGGCGATTTATCAGTGTACACAGGTGAAATGGTTTCAGTATTGTTAGCTGTCCAGTGGATTGAAGAAATGAAACCACTAAGATCTGTGATATGTTCAGACTCGAGCTCATCACTGGCCAGTCTGCAAGACAGCCACTCAGACTGCAGACCTGACAATCTGATAGAGATCCAGCAAACATTGTTCAGACTTGTTATGATGGGGCTTGTGGTCACATTCTTATGGGTACCAGTGCATCATGGAGTTAAAGGAAATGAAACGGCAGATAGGACAGCAAAAGTTGCAACAAGAAGAGCGATGGTAGATATGGTTAATAGTGTGAGTAGGACGGAGTTCAAGAGTAGAATACGATACAAAATGAAGGAAAGGTGGCAAAAGCAATGGGAAGAGAGGAAAGGGCGATGGTTTTACAAAATCCAAAGGAAAGTGGAGGAAATGAGAAGTACAGGACGAAACAGGAGAGAGGAGACGATTATATCTCGACTGAGATTCGGACACACTGGTTTAAATAGCACATTGTTTTTAATAGGTAAACACTGTACAGGGGAGTGTGACTGCAGTAGGGCACAGGAAACAATAGAACATGTTTTGTTGCATTGTCAGAAGTATGATATTGAAAGGAGACAACTGATCAAAAAGCTGGACGATATGAAAGTGAAGTTGGACTTGATTGATTTATTTCGCATGAGCTGGTGgagttggtggcggtaatgcatcattttgctgtttgccaaccgccaaaAAACCCTAtacagaagaggaagaagaagacgaagCTGCCGTCATTTCCGGTCACAAAGTAAACAAGATGGCGTCAGGCAGCGGGGTGAGTTTCTGAGCGTTTCTTGTTTAGAGTAAAAACATGAAAGCTCGGCGGTGTGAGCAGGGCGTGTTTCACTCTCGGGGTGTGTGGTAGTCGGGGTTGTTACCGGGTCCGGTTCAGGCCGGTTCTCCGTCTTTAGACAGCTGTTTGCAGCGCGCTTAGCTAGCAGAAGCTAGCATGCTAACCGTGACCATGTTCAGCGTTTCCGGTTTCATTTCAGACGTTTTCTAAACCTTATTCCAGTGTTCGTTAACCCGCTCTGTGCTGCCGGGCACttcgtgtttgtttttgtccctCCCGCAGCTCTGAaacagatcagctgatcagtgtTAGCCTGTTAGCACAAGCAGTATAGCTTCCCCGTCATCGgcctgtcaaaataaaagcttcacCTCAAAACAAGGAACTCAGCTCAGGcttgaattaaaatgtttttatttcagatatAAAGACCTGCTGCTTTTCTGACTTTAAGATGATCTGTATTTTAGTGATAagccacatgtttgatttgtagAGAGAGGAGGCAGCAGGTGGAGGTGAAAGTTACACGTCTTTATTTTCAGAATCGCGTTTATTGGCCATGTATATGAGCAAACACATACAAGGAACTTGGCTCCGGTAGATGGTgactctcaagcacagcaatgtaaatcacaacAATATGTAAACGACCcagtacacagacacacacacacatctctgtATATACAGACATACacgtacacatgcacacatacatacacaaaggtGTATAAACCAACTGTAAATAACCAATCTAAatcttatatacataaaatacacgattagcagttaaaaataaaagctgaagcTCAGACAGTGTTTTAACCTTTGAATGGGGAATAATCAATAATCCCAATATTGATTTCATGTCACTGAATCAATGTTTCTGTGGATTGTGATTTCCACTTTGTGGTCAGCTCTACAGGAAGTGCGCGCGGTAACGGCGGcgtctctcttttctcttccaGTCGAGTAAAAACGACTTCCGACGGAAATGGGACAAAGACGAGTACGAGAACCTCGCCCAGAAACGTCTGGCGGAGGAGAGGGAGCGCGAGCGGCGAGATGGTAAGAACATCAGCCGCTTTGATTGTTCCGAGTTGAACATACTGTGCCTGCTCAGAGGGAGGAGCTTAGGCTTTTAATTTCTGTATTAACCTGTCACATGTTGGCACCTTCAGGGAAAACGGCGCCGCCGGTCAAGCGGGACCTCCTGCGTCACCGGGACTACAAGGTGGACCTGGAGTCCAAGCTGGGGAAGACCATCGTCATCACCAAGACCACGCCGCAGGCCGAGATGGGCGGGTAAGACCAGATTCACACGCCATCTTCAAGTTGTCACGCAGactgaaaccaaaacaaaagctGAACGAAAGCAACCGCTGACATGTGACGTCACAAGTCAGCTGCAGCTGCTTTGCAGGTGAAAATATGGCGTGATGAAGGCTGAAGGTTCGAGCAGGCAGCTGTTTGTGACTCGCTGACAAGTGGAGGTCAGTGTCAGGACAAGCTCCGCCCACACCGTCAGCTGAAATCAGTTTAGCTCTGTTCTGTCAAACAAACGTGTCTGATGATCTCGCTCAAAGTTTGGGCTGCGCAGCTGCTGCCGCCATCCTCGTTATACAGGTGGTGCAAGGACATACGGGtgacctttttttcttcttctggtgTTTCAGGTATTACTGTAACGTGTGCGACTGTGTGGTCAAAGACTCCATCAACTTCCTGGATCACATCAACGGCAAAAAACGTGAGTTCACAGCTGAAAACGCCAAAATAATCTGATCAGAGaggaggcttttattttgaaaatcatgTCAGATTTCAGTCAGTGTTGCTGCAACTTCCTCCAACTCTGAAAgtcgagtgtgtgtgtgtgtgtgtgtgtgtgtgtgtgtgtgtgtgagagcagatCAGAGGAACCTGGGCATGTCGATGCGGGTGGAGCGCTCGTCTCTGGATCAGGTGAAGAAAAGATTCGAGGTGAACAAGAAGAAGTTGGAGGAGAAGCAGAAGGAGTACGACTTCGAGGAGCGCATGAAGGAGCTGCGggaggaggtgaggaggagTTTTATGGATCTCGTGAGGTTTTCGGGACAAGCGTGTTCCTCACAGGTGTCTCTGCTGCGTCTTTTTAGGAGGAGAAGGCGAAGGCGTACAAGAAGGAGAAGCAGAAGGAGCGGAAACGACGGGCGGAGGAGGACGTGGACTTCGAGGAGGACGACGAGATGGCGGCAGTGATGGGCTTCTCCGGCTTCGGCTCGTCCAAGAAGAGCCACTGAAGCTCCGCCTCTCTGAGGCAGGAAGCAGCTTTCTGCCCCGCCCTCTCTACATCAGGCGGAAGTTCGGACTTAGGCGGAGCTCATCTTGGACTCTTATTTTGTTATTCACAGCCAGACTCTTATTTTGTTAGTTCATCTAGATGTAatcagctgcttcctgttgctcACAGGATGCTGATTAAGTGTTTGTTAAATCCTGCAGGCAGTAAACGcaacaggtcagaggtcagacaggaagtagctgtcAGGAGTGAGAAGGCATTCAAGGCTGCAcagaaaaaatctgaaattttaaattttgatttcccgGGTTTGTGTTTGAGCTTCTTCACATAAAGTTTTgattcaaacacacaaaacataaaactttatttaaagcaCAGCTCAGACAGTTTGATCCCCGTCTGTATCAGCCCCTAGGCATGCTGGGAAATTCAGATTGTAAtaaacagttgtttttttttaaatttctgatTGTTGCTTGTGTCAGTGAACGCACCACAGAACCCAGGCTGTTTGTTCCAGACATCAGAGTGACGCTTGCCTTTATTTCAGATGTGACACTCATTCAAGATCAGAGGTCACCTGAAGCTGGTCATCAGTTTACTGCGTTCACGTGAAAGGGGGCGGAGCTGACAGCACCAGCAAACCACAAACATGGATGAATGTGCTGACAGCAGAGCCAAGTTAATTAAATACTCAGTAATAATCAGATCATCCTGAGTCACTCACACAGGCcaaatcagccagcagcagctgttacTCTGTTTCTCGTCCTCTGAGACATCGGTCATTCTGCTGTCGTTACACTGATTGTTTactgtgattggtcagatgctGCCAGCTCCGCCCCTTTCATGTGAAAGTGCAGGTTAAACTCGGTGAGCTGAGCTCACCTCGCCTTCATCAGCAACGACTCCTCATCGTACAGGAAGTGCTGCAACCGTTTCGACATCCAATCACAGGACAGAGATTAACCTttcacctctgtgtgtgtgtcagccatCAGCCAATAGCATTAACAGAAAAATCACTTGTTTAAAACAGTCGACCATGATCAGGGTCAGCAGACATGAGGATCATTCAGAGCTGAAACGATGGTGAAGCATTTGAGAAAACCAGCTGCATCCCTGCTGCTCGCTCAGGTGTGCAAACGTTTTTCACACCTGTGGGGTCGGGTCACTCTGACCCAACAGGTGCAGTTACAGGGCCGACACACTAGAGGGCACCACGCAGAGCTGTTGGTCCGTCAGCCTCCTGCAGATTTCAGCTCCTTTATGATGTTTGTGGAAGTGTGTGAAGAAGATGCAGCAGGAAGTGAGTTTCTCACTTCATCATAAAGAGAGATTGATCAGGGTGGCTGTAGGtggagcaggtcacctactaatcggaaggttggtggttcgattcccaTCTGCTCAGCCCGCATGCATCCTTCCTCTCTGATGcctccatcggagtgtgaatgttagaagcAGCGGTGCGTTTACCAAACATCGCCTGCTGCGGTCCGACGCAGCGACACCTGAGCGACCCTTTCTACTCCCACCAACCTGTGCAGCCTTTTATTTGACTCGTGTTTCTGACGTGAATccacaaaacaaacagattcCAGATTCCATCGTACGTCTGCCTCTCTCACCCGAGTCTGCAGCAGAGTGAGTGTGAGGTCAGGTGACCCACGAAGACGACTTCAAGTTACTGAGGAAGCCTTCAGCTCCGCGCTGAGGCCCGTGTCAGCAGCTCGGATCGAGAAGTTGCTGCAGAAACTTACATTTTTACTTCCACATCGTCAAAACTGGAATTAAAGAATGAGTCAGCGAGAGCGCTGAAAGATTTCTGCAGCGCCATCAAAACATGAACGCCGAGGCCGCTGATCACACAGAATACTGGTCCTCAGTGTAAACTGAAACTGCTCAGCCATGTCATCTGTCAAACAGCCGTGAGGTCAAAGGTTAAGTTAGTGGGACTGAAGGATCCACGCATTGGACAGAGAAACATCAGCGGCTCCACCGCGAGTCGGCCGCATGGACTCAGGTGACCTCATGGTGGCCATGTCCACCTTTTGTATAAAGTATGTGGTTCAGACAACAGCTAAAGAAAGACGCTAACTACGTGTCCACATACTTTtggtacatttttcttttttgttttcatcactCGCTCCGACTGATCGTGATCTCATTactgattattatttattaaccGATCACTCATTGGTTTAAAATTAAAACCTTCTGAGCTCATTCTCTGGACTGTGGTTTTTATCAGGTCGCTTGTGTCAGACCTCATGCgcactgttttcttttcttggcACCGCGGTTGAAACTGAGTTTGatcaacaggaagtagaacaGGAAGTGTGGTTTGTTTCCTCTCAGCGCTGCTGATTAATGACCAGAAcgaacagcagctgcagcagctggttCACGCTTGCTGCAGGCGCCACATCGCACGTACAGACACCGAACGACCAATTTAAGGGAAATATGATACTATCAACTAACATGAAGTCAACAGATCGTTGTGCAACTGAGATGAGGAAATCAGAAATGTGACGATGTGATGACAATTTTTGACTGAAACAAAGGTCATCATGCAAGGAAGAAACACCAACGTCTGCAACCAAACACAACATCTGCAACTAAACACAGCAACGTCTGCAactaaataaagaaacacaGCAACATCTGCAACTAAACACAGCAATGTCTGCAactaaataaagaaacacaGCAACATCTGCAACCAAACACAACATCTGCAACTAAACACAGCAACGTCTCCAactaaataaagaaacacaGCAACATCTGCAACCAAACACAACATCTGCAACTAAACACAGCAACGTCTCCAactaaataaagaaacacaGCAACATCTGCAACTAAACACAGCAACGTCTGCAACTGAACACAGCAATGTCTGCAACTAAACACAGCAACGTCTGACactaaataaagaaacacaGCAACATCTGCAACTAAACACAGCAACGTCTCCAactaaataaagaaacacaGCAACATCTGCAACTAAACACAGCAACATCTGCAACTAAACACAGCAATGTCTGCAACTAAACACAGCAACGTCTGCAactaaataaagaaacacaGCAACATCTGCAACTAAACACAGCAACGTCTCCAactaaataaagaaacacaacaacatCTGCAACTAAACACAGCAATGTCTTCAAATAAACACAACGTCTGCAACTAAACACAGCAACGTCTGACactaaataaagaaacacaGCAACGTCtgcaatcaaacaaacaaatataagcAACTAAACACAGCAACATCTACAACTGAACACAGCAAcgtttgtttgcagatgttgtgttttgatgtttttgtttgtttgtgactcattcgtcattttttaaaataaagtaaataaaaaacagagaaactCTGTAGCTTCCTGATACGGTCCAATCAGGAGCCAGAAGACCAGAAGCCAGAAGATGGAGGCGGGGTTTTGTGAAACTGTTTTTCACGCTGCGGCGAGCCGTTACCGTCAGCTGCCACCGCCTCTTTTACATGTCTGCTCTCCCATCATGCACCTCTGCCATGGTGCTGCATGGTCCTGATTCACTGAGCCATGTGACCTCAGGgaaggaggaggaagcagaCGAGGGGCTTTCCTGAGCTAAACTTAGTGTGAAGAAGTGAAACATGAGCGCATCCATCACTCCATCCCTATCTCCAGTTTGTATGGAGACACATTAGTGCCAAAGCATCCATGAGCCCAATGATCTCAGTTTATCGTTTCATTTAAAACTGGCGTTTTAAAACAGATCATCAGTGTCATTGCACCGGCTCGCCCTCTGAAGTATGAGctctgtgtttgctctttcataTAAAATCAAATGTTGGTCCTGTGATAAATAAGCTCTTGAAGAACAACCACAGGTCTAACAACGTGGGACAGGTCCGTGTGTCCCCTCTCCCGCGCTGCAGGTTAGCATCGTGCTGCTCAAACATGAGGGCAACACAGAGCTGCAGGCTTTGACCTGAGCGCTGAGAACGAGCCGGACGCTCCCTGTCCATGATTGGCTGGGATGGACCACCTCCATCATGGTGGAGCTGTAACCTGCACGTGTGGACGGCACGCCGAGCAGGTTTCTGGGAGTGTTCCTGAGGCTCATCTGCTGAAGCTCACGGTCATCGGCCTCGTCCCACAGAGATTCCTCCAGGTTCTCTGAGTATGCAGATGAGGTCACGCTGCGTAGATGATGAGCTGTTCACGGTGAGGAACATGATTCAGGTTGGTGAAGCTCTGCCTCTCTGAGAGCCTCTTTTTATCCCCGATCATGTGACCGAGCTGCTGACAGGTCACATGATCAGCTGGTAAATCTTCTCTTCAGCACGAGCTTTTCTGAGACGGCTCGTTCTCTCACtttaatcttttgttttctgtgttcgaTCACGAATAAAATATGAGCTCTTGTTTTCGTCCCGACTTTTTCAGGTTTGTTCTGagagctgcagttcctctgacgtgcagcagaggcagcagtgagccCGTCCCCATAGACCCCCATGTTAAACAGCAGAAGTAAACAtttcacagcccgacacacaaactgtttgggTAAACAATACTTTTACTTTGAATACTTGGAGTACATTTTTCAGAGCGTGCAGAGGTGGCTTGACTGCACAGATGCATGCTGGGTAACGGCCTTG from Oreochromis niloticus isolate F11D_XX linkage group LG10, O_niloticus_UMD_NMBU, whole genome shotgun sequence includes the following:
- the zmat2 gene encoding zinc finger matrin-type protein 2, with protein sequence MASGSGSSKNDFRRKWDKDEYENLAQKRLAEERERERRDGKTAPPVKRDLLRHRDYKVDLESKLGKTIVITKTTPQAEMGGYYCNVCDCVVKDSINFLDHINGKKHQRNLGMSMRVERSSLDQVKKRFEVNKKKLEEKQKEYDFEERMKELREEEEKAKAYKKEKQKERKRRAEEDVDFEEDDEMAAVMGFSGFGSSKKSH